The Sorangiineae bacterium MSr11367 genome window below encodes:
- a CDS encoding chitobiase/beta-hexosaminidase C-terminal domain-containing protein: MSWNGFSRKNSKLICVATLVALANLTGCSDDSNPSDGHAATDAVATPEFDVAGGTFSSAQKVAIRTATAGASIHYTLDGSTPNSTSPVYDSPIAIAKSTTLKAVARRVGAEDSRVQSATYVIEVPSDTALPVQFEPNAGQYANDVSVSLTSGTAGAAVCYSLDSSGPACDASARCAAGSLEYTPGTTVHVTETGKRIRAVACKGGLLPSSETYADYTLRAAVPEFHPLSETYDASRPIEVTTATAGASIRYAVDGATPNCTDSTVVPDSGWIHAHAATHTMSAIACKDKYAASEVVTVRDTAACKGNFTASTSSQLDALSGCREITGNLTIEGRGIWNLAALGSLERVGGSLTVSYTRELESLAGLQKLASVGGDLAIQGNYRLGSVAALESLYAVGGALRVEYNAVTNLVGPNKLMRVGALLIEEPFLTSVTGFSALEEIQGYFVLSRTALTAFDGFPALTSIRGNAIFRGNPVLQSVTGFAHVHELSGLDIANSPSLSRFAAFPNAKAVRGDVYISDSPKLAQLDLKGIEVVDGRVSIGAVDGDGLPALASLDGFSGLTAIGRLDLRGKLGFADLKGLGRLTRINGGLWVDRTSAEFVSLVGLDTLSSVGGISLYGSEGLRNLRGLEKVETLNGGSIDVYKCHAMTEIGGLNGIREVDFLLIARNEKLTHLDGFHGLQSADDIRFIENVAMTKLDGLDALVHAGQELHFEGNSLTSLAGLDALTTIDGTLRFDGERALEDIVGFDALNKLGKLVIRNNLALSPCRAERFAAKLAAQGYTNLPVVYENHGTGTCN, from the coding sequence ATGTCTTGGAATGGATTCTCTCGGAAAAATAGCAAGCTGATCTGTGTGGCCACCCTGGTGGCCCTGGCGAACCTCACGGGGTGCAGCGACGATTCCAACCCCAGCGATGGCCATGCCGCGACGGATGCGGTCGCGACGCCAGAATTCGACGTGGCCGGCGGCACCTTCTCGTCGGCGCAGAAAGTGGCCATTCGAACCGCGACAGCGGGCGCGAGCATTCACTATACGCTGGACGGCAGCACACCGAATTCGACGTCTCCTGTTTACGATTCACCGATTGCCATTGCGAAGAGCACGACCCTCAAAGCGGTGGCTCGAAGGGTAGGCGCGGAGGATTCTCGAGTTCAATCGGCGACGTACGTCATCGAAGTACCCTCCGACACCGCGCTGCCGGTGCAGTTCGAGCCCAACGCGGGCCAGTACGCGAACGACGTTTCCGTTTCGCTGACCAGCGGCACCGCCGGGGCAGCGGTTTGCTACTCCCTCGATTCGTCTGGGCCTGCATGCGATGCATCGGCCCGATGCGCCGCCGGATCGCTGGAATATACGCCCGGAACGACCGTGCATGTCACGGAGACGGGCAAACGGATTCGCGCCGTCGCGTGCAAGGGCGGCCTGCTCCCGTCTTCGGAGACGTATGCGGATTACACCCTCCGGGCGGCCGTGCCCGAGTTCCACCCCCTTTCGGAAACGTATGACGCTTCCCGTCCCATCGAGGTGACGACCGCCACGGCGGGGGCGAGCATTCGCTACGCCGTCGATGGCGCCACCCCGAATTGCACCGATTCCACCGTGGTACCCGATTCGGGCTGGATCCACGCCCACGCGGCAACGCATACGATGAGCGCCATTGCGTGCAAAGACAAATATGCCGCCAGCGAGGTGGTGACCGTTCGTGACACCGCGGCGTGCAAAGGTAACTTCACCGCCTCCACCTCGTCTCAGCTCGACGCGCTGTCCGGCTGCCGCGAAATCACCGGCAACCTCACCATCGAAGGTCGCGGGATCTGGAACCTCGCGGCGCTCGGATCCCTCGAGCGTGTCGGCGGATCGCTGACGGTGAGCTACACCCGCGAACTGGAGTCACTCGCCGGTCTGCAAAAGCTGGCCTCCGTCGGCGGCGATTTGGCGATCCAAGGCAACTACCGTCTCGGCAGCGTTGCCGCGCTCGAGTCCTTGTACGCGGTGGGTGGCGCGTTGAGGGTCGAATACAATGCCGTCACCAACTTGGTGGGCCCGAACAAGCTGATGAGGGTCGGCGCCTTACTGATCGAGGAACCTTTTCTGACGAGCGTCACGGGGTTCTCGGCGCTGGAGGAGATCCAGGGGTACTTCGTCCTATCGCGAACCGCGTTGACGGCGTTCGATGGATTCCCCGCGCTGACCAGCATTCGCGGGAATGCCATCTTCCGTGGCAATCCCGTTCTGCAGAGTGTGACCGGCTTCGCCCATGTGCACGAGCTGTCCGGACTCGATATCGCCAATAGCCCATCGCTTTCGCGATTCGCGGCGTTCCCGAACGCCAAGGCCGTCCGCGGCGATGTGTACATCTCGGACAGCCCCAAACTCGCCCAGCTCGATCTCAAGGGGATCGAGGTCGTCGACGGTCGCGTCTCCATTGGCGCCGTCGATGGGGACGGTCTTCCCGCATTGGCCTCGCTCGACGGGTTCAGCGGGTTGACCGCGATTGGAAGACTGGACCTTCGCGGCAAGCTTGGATTCGCCGACTTGAAGGGCCTGGGCCGACTGACCCGGATCAACGGCGGTCTTTGGGTCGACCGCACCTCGGCGGAGTTCGTGAGCTTGGTGGGCCTCGACACGCTCAGCTCCGTGGGAGGCATCAGTCTCTACGGGAGCGAAGGTCTTCGAAATCTGCGCGGTCTCGAGAAGGTCGAAACGCTCAACGGCGGTTCCATCGACGTCTACAAATGCCATGCGATGACCGAGATTGGCGGTTTGAACGGAATTCGCGAGGTCGATTTCCTGCTCATCGCCCGCAATGAAAAGTTGACCCACCTGGATGGGTTCCATGGCCTGCAATCGGCGGACGACATTCGCTTCATCGAGAATGTCGCGATGACCAAGCTCGATGGGCTCGACGCGCTCGTGCACGCAGGGCAAGAGCTGCACTTCGAAGGCAATTCCCTCACGTCGCTCGCCGGGCTCGACGCGCTCACCACCATCGATGGTACGCTTCGATTCGATGGGGAACGCGCCCTCGAAGACATCGTAGGATTCGACGCGCTGAACAAACTCGGGAAGCTCGTCATCCGGAACAACCTTGCGCTTTCGCCGTGCCGTGCGGAACGGTTCGCCGCAAAATTGGCCGCCCAAGGCTACACCAATCTCCCCGTGGTCTACGAAAACCACGGCACGGGGACCTGCAACTAA
- a CDS encoding TetR/AcrR family transcriptional regulator: protein MVRERHDVIPALAEVFREHGFEGASLSLISERTGLGKGSLYHFFPGGKDEMAAAVLADVGAWFESNVFEPLCREDDPRKGMGHMLTAVEAYFQSGMRICLVGAFALGDARDRFVESIHGYFAAWRDALGQALVRAGLERKEARERAEEIVGAIQGAIVLARALDDPASFRRTLRRIRAMVMR from the coding sequence ATGGTCCGAGAGCGCCACGACGTCATTCCGGCATTGGCCGAGGTGTTTCGCGAGCACGGCTTCGAGGGCGCGAGCCTCTCGCTCATCAGCGAGCGGACGGGGCTCGGAAAAGGGAGCCTGTATCATTTCTTTCCGGGGGGAAAAGACGAGATGGCCGCCGCCGTTCTCGCCGACGTCGGCGCATGGTTCGAAAGCAACGTGTTCGAACCGTTGTGTCGCGAAGACGATCCGCGAAAGGGCATGGGGCACATGCTCACGGCCGTGGAAGCGTATTTCCAATCGGGAATGCGCATTTGCCTCGTCGGGGCGTTTGCTCTGGGCGATGCGCGGGATCGCTTCGTCGAGAGCATCCACGGTTACTTCGCCGCCTGGCGCGACGCGCTCGGGCAGGCCCTGGTCCGAGCGGGCCTCGAGCGAAAGGAGGCGAGGGAGCGCGCCGAGGAAATCGTCGGCGCCATTCAAGGGGCCATCGTCCTGGCCCGCGCGCTCGACGATCCGGCGTCGTTTCGCCGGACCCTGCGTCGAATCCGGGCGATGGTGATGCGTTAG